From Paenibacillus sp. V4I7, one genomic window encodes:
- a CDS encoding Rieske (2Fe-2S) protein — protein sequence MKEIKIGTKDQFTSFPAEVEVEDNLYFLTEMEGIYTLLSSVCPHAGYTVDLEDGELVCPLHGWTFEVHTGRCHNVPSARLHSYEVILRDSTLLVQMG from the coding sequence ATGAAAGAAATCAAAATCGGAACAAAAGATCAATTCACATCATTTCCGGCAGAGGTTGAAGTCGAGGATAACCTGTATTTCCTAACGGAGATGGAAGGTATTTATACCCTACTATCTAGTGTTTGCCCTCATGCCGGTTACACCGTTGACCTTGAAGATGGAGAACTCGTGTGTCCGCTGCATGGATGGACGTTTGAAGTACATACGGGTCGTTGCCATAATGTGCCAAGTGCTAGACTCCACTCGTATGAGGTCATCCTAAGAGACAGCACTCTTTTAGTTCAGATGGGTTAA
- a CDS encoding amino acid permease: MSTKAKSDKSGQMKWWQLSLLGVACTIGTGYFLGSGIGIKMGGGSVIFMFILAAIGTYIVFDVLARMTGADPQQGSFRAYAKKAYGRWAGFSSGWVYWSSELLIMGSQLTALSLFTRFWFPAVPMWIFATVYALIGLGVILLGTKAFERTEHVFAIIKVSAIVMFLLIAGAAVFGFITGGAHQPRFRATTETFLPAGLMGSWSSFIYAFYAFGGIEIMGLMATRLKRPEEAPKAGNIMILLLTTIYIASLILALTLIPLNALQGKESPFQVALGSYNLPFVPHAFNAILIIAGFSTMVASLFAVTTILITLAKDHDAPSIFAKKTSGKRKMPLFAIGFTTGGIAVAVLMALLLPEELYEYVTTAAGIMLLLNWLFILLSSGRLLQLSVWGKIKRYLGMALILTAITGTVFHETSRPGFWISLLFVVIIGLVTWGMSFKWKKNVHAASYKAKELPNPKHNNREGAT, from the coding sequence ATGTCCACAAAAGCAAAGAGTGATAAGTCAGGACAGATGAAGTGGTGGCAGCTATCTTTGCTTGGAGTTGCCTGCACGATTGGTACGGGTTACTTCTTAGGCTCTGGGATTGGTATCAAAATGGGCGGTGGATCCGTCATTTTCATGTTCATTCTGGCAGCCATAGGCACTTATATTGTCTTTGATGTCTTGGCCCGAATGACGGGAGCGGATCCACAGCAAGGATCTTTTAGGGCATATGCCAAAAAAGCATATGGGCGCTGGGCAGGCTTCAGCAGCGGATGGGTCTATTGGAGCTCAGAGCTCTTAATTATGGGAAGTCAGTTAACAGCTTTGTCCCTCTTTACCCGATTCTGGTTTCCAGCGGTACCTATGTGGATTTTCGCAACGGTTTACGCCTTGATTGGACTGGGTGTTATCTTACTCGGGACAAAAGCATTCGAGCGCACAGAGCATGTTTTTGCCATTATCAAAGTATCAGCTATCGTTATGTTTCTCCTTATAGCAGGCGCTGCTGTCTTTGGATTTATTACAGGTGGAGCTCATCAACCGAGATTCCGGGCGACCACAGAAACCTTTTTGCCAGCTGGGTTAATGGGCTCTTGGTCCTCTTTTATTTATGCTTTTTACGCCTTTGGCGGTATTGAAATCATGGGCTTAATGGCCACACGATTGAAGCGGCCCGAAGAGGCACCTAAAGCAGGAAACATCATGATCCTTCTTTTAACGACGATCTATATCGCATCTCTTATTCTTGCTTTAACCTTGATCCCCTTGAATGCCTTACAGGGAAAGGAAAGCCCGTTTCAGGTTGCTTTGGGAAGTTATAATCTGCCTTTTGTCCCTCATGCGTTTAACGCTATCCTAATTATTGCTGGATTCTCTACAATGGTGGCTTCTTTATTTGCGGTGACAACTATCCTTATCACTTTAGCCAAAGATCATGATGCCCCCTCAATCTTTGCCAAAAAAACATCAGGGAAAAGAAAAATGCCTTTATTCGCCATCGGTTTTACGACTGGAGGTATAGCTGTAGCGGTATTGATGGCTCTCTTGCTGCCTGAGGAGCTCTATGAATATGTAACAACAGCAGCAGGGATTATGCTGCTCTTGAACTGGCTCTTCATCCTACTATCATCAGGACGCTTACTACAACTATCCGTTTGGGGAAAGATTAAACGATATCTGGGCATGGCTCTAATCCTTACCGCGATCACGGGTACAGTCTTTCATGAAACGAGTCGACCAGGATTCTGGATAAGCCTCTTATTTGTCGTGATTATAGGCTTGGTTACATGGGGCATGAGCTTCAAATGGAAAAAGAACGTTCACGCAGCATCTTATAAAGCGAAAGAACTGCCAAATCCTAAACATAATAATCGTGAAGGAGCGACCTAA
- a CDS encoding low specificity L-threonine aldolase yields the protein MSKNNPLLEAFNQASYPVGSHSKRNIQILKEAFNELDGNLDSDSYGSGQIIENFQEEMATFLGKETAVFFPSGTMAQQIALRIWCDRKGIKKVAYHPLSHLEIHEEDGLKELHQIETILLGDKDRLIRLEDVLHMKDDIACLLIELPQREIGGQLPDYEELVAICTYCREKGIKLHLDGARLYEILPYYQKTAAEICELFDSVYISFYKGIGGIAGAILAGNEAFTKESKVWKRRYGGDLISLYPYILSASYYFKQRLPKMNQYYEEAKVLAGYYNQCQGVVTKPLVPVTNMFHVHVDLPKEKLEPILVALYEETGMGLTHYVRESSETTSCYEVTIGDRFANIPKDELRRAFQRLDVKMREATGVSG from the coding sequence ATGAGCAAGAATAACCCATTATTAGAGGCATTTAATCAAGCTAGTTATCCAGTAGGCAGCCATAGTAAAAGAAACATTCAAATTTTGAAAGAAGCATTCAATGAGTTGGATGGGAACCTGGACAGTGATAGTTATGGTTCAGGTCAAATTATCGAAAATTTTCAAGAAGAAATGGCCACATTCTTGGGTAAAGAAACAGCCGTATTTTTCCCTAGTGGAACCATGGCACAACAAATTGCCTTAAGAATCTGGTGTGACAGGAAAGGCATTAAGAAAGTGGCTTATCATCCGTTAAGTCATTTGGAAATACATGAAGAAGATGGTTTAAAAGAATTGCATCAAATTGAAACTATTTTGCTTGGGGATAAAGACAGATTGATCCGACTAGAAGATGTTCTTCATATGAAGGACGATATAGCTTGTCTATTGATAGAATTACCTCAACGTGAAATTGGCGGACAGCTGCCGGATTACGAGGAGCTTGTTGCCATTTGTACTTATTGTCGGGAAAAAGGGATTAAACTGCATCTAGATGGAGCCAGATTGTACGAGATCCTCCCCTATTATCAAAAAACAGCAGCAGAAATTTGTGAGCTTTTTGATAGTGTGTATATTTCTTTTTACAAAGGGATTGGCGGGATCGCAGGAGCCATACTTGCAGGCAATGAAGCTTTTACAAAAGAGTCCAAAGTATGGAAAAGACGATACGGAGGCGATTTAATTAGCCTTTATCCGTATATCCTCAGTGCCAGCTATTATTTCAAACAGAGATTGCCTAAAATGAATCAGTATTATGAAGAAGCCAAAGTTCTTGCTGGATACTATAATCAATGCCAAGGCGTTGTGACAAAACCGTTAGTACCTGTGACTAACATGTTTCATGTGCATGTTGATCTGCCGAAAGAGAAGCTTGAACCTATATTAGTAGCCTTGTACGAGGAGACGGGAATGGGCTTAACGCACTATGTAAGAGAGAGCAGCGAGACAACTAGTTGTTATGAAGTAACGATTGGTGATCGCTTTGCGAATATACCCAAAGATGAGCTTAGGAGAGCATTCCAGCGGCTGGATGTGAAAATGAGAGAAGCAACCGGTGTGAGCGGCTGA
- a CDS encoding LysE family transporter — MYTILSFFLLGLSLAAPIGPINAAVLDRGIKKGFFHAWVVGIGALIADALLMILIYFGLVHFLTTPFMKTFLWLFGCFILLYSGIESLIDAGKIKEEAYRNEVTLSKSFFSGFFMSITSPLSILFWLGIYGSVLAETIAEFDRNHVLLYTGVMFTGICMWDVFMASLASTFRRFLTTRALSVISIASGLSLIGFGLHFGIKAFHALFG; from the coding sequence TTGTATACGATTCTTAGTTTTTTTCTTCTGGGTTTATCGCTGGCTGCACCTATTGGTCCTATTAATGCAGCTGTATTAGACAGAGGAATTAAGAAAGGTTTTTTTCATGCTTGGGTAGTGGGTATTGGAGCACTGATAGCTGATGCATTGTTAATGATCCTCATTTACTTCGGACTTGTACATTTTCTAACAACGCCTTTTATGAAAACGTTTCTTTGGTTATTTGGCTGCTTTATTTTACTCTACTCGGGTATCGAAAGTTTGATTGATGCGGGGAAAATAAAAGAAGAAGCTTATAGAAACGAAGTTACACTTTCGAAATCGTTTTTCTCCGGTTTTTTCATGTCTATAACAAGTCCCTTGTCCATACTCTTTTGGCTTGGTATCTATGGGTCGGTTTTAGCGGAAACAATTGCTGAATTCGATAGAAACCACGTATTATTATATACGGGAGTTATGTTCACTGGTATTTGTATGTGGGATGTTTTTATGGCTTCGTTAGCCAGTACGTTTCGAAGATTTCTCACGACTCGCGCACTTTCTGTCATATCTATCGCATCAGGACTATCCCTGATCGGCTTTGGGTTACATTTTGGGATTAAGGCCTTCCATGCCCTCTTTGGATAA
- a CDS encoding RNA ligase family protein, with protein MLFAPIKPMIVSIGKEAFDDENYIFEPKWDGWRILIHKQGNRIEAFTRNGMLISSKFPELKEAAAAIKAHTAIFDCEGIVLRGGRPVFDDFSYRGRLSNSARINRALNTHPVTFVVFDVLYTDRAHLDESLTQRKQRLGDIVDSTPVIMPTMFVGGQGKALFELMKERNMEGIVAKRKNSKYQLDTRSDDWLKMKYFKSIDVVILGYRTNPFGLVIGLNFRTVKNKPVGVVEFGFLSEDKQMFLVIVKQLNTVRDEKTQWIEPRLCCRIEYLERTDTHQLRTTIFRGFLPDKKPEECKWES; from the coding sequence ATGCTCTTTGCGCCAATAAAGCCAATGATTGTCAGTATCGGTAAAGAAGCCTTTGATGACGAGAATTATATATTTGAACCCAAATGGGACGGGTGGCGAATCCTCATACATAAGCAGGGGAATCGTATTGAAGCTTTCACACGTAATGGTATGCTGATTTCAAGCAAATTTCCGGAATTAAAGGAAGCAGCAGCGGCAATCAAGGCTCATACGGCGATTTTTGACTGTGAGGGAATTGTTTTACGTGGTGGCAGACCCGTATTTGATGATTTCTCTTATCGTGGCCGGTTGAGTAATTCTGCTAGGATTAATCGCGCTCTTAACACACATCCCGTAACATTTGTTGTATTTGATGTCCTTTACACAGATAGAGCTCATTTGGATGAATCGTTAACGCAGCGAAAGCAGCGGCTTGGCGACATCGTCGATTCTACACCCGTTATTATGCCTACCATGTTCGTAGGAGGACAAGGTAAGGCGCTGTTTGAGTTAATGAAAGAACGAAATATGGAAGGCATTGTAGCGAAGCGAAAGAATTCCAAATACCAACTGGATACCAGAAGTGACGATTGGTTGAAAATGAAATACTTTAAGTCGATTGACGTTGTTATTTTGGGCTACAGAACGAATCCTTTTGGCCTTGTTATCGGCTTGAATTTCAGAACGGTGAAGAATAAACCTGTTGGTGTGGTTGAGTTTGGTTTTCTATCAGAAGATAAGCAAATGTTTTTAGTAATAGTTAAGCAATTGAACACGGTCAGGGATGAGAAAACGCAGTGGATCGAACCTCGCTTGTGCTGCCGGATAGAATATTTGGAACGAACAGACACGCATCAACTAAGGACTACAATATTTCGTGGTTTTTTGCCGGATAAGAAGCCTGAGGAATGTAAATGGGAATCTTAA
- a CDS encoding MerR family transcriptional regulator: MEYTVQHLGKLAGVSTRTLRYYDEIELLKPARINSSGYRIYGQAEVDRLQQILFYRELGVSLDSIKEIVTAPSFNGANALKEHHEQLLDKRKQLDLLITNVEKTIALTEGRITMTDKEKFEGFKQKMIDDNEDKYGKEIREKYGDETVDISNQKIKNMTQEQQDEVTRLTNEVITTLAEAFKNGDPASELAQAAADLHKQWLTYYWNEYSKEAHAGLAQMYVDDERFKAYYDEKQPGTAEFLRDAIHIYTGLKK; the protein is encoded by the coding sequence ATGGAATACACCGTGCAGCATCTGGGCAAATTGGCTGGGGTTAGCACCAGAACGCTTCGATATTATGATGAGATTGAACTTCTTAAGCCGGCAAGAATCAACTCGTCAGGATATCGAATCTATGGTCAAGCGGAAGTGGATCGATTACAACAAATTCTGTTCTACAGAGAACTAGGGGTAAGTCTGGACAGTATTAAAGAAATAGTTACCGCCCCTTCCTTCAATGGAGCCAATGCCCTGAAAGAACACCATGAACAACTCCTCGACAAAAGAAAACAATTAGATTTACTAATTACAAATGTAGAAAAAACAATTGCCTTAACCGAAGGGAGAATAACCATGACAGATAAAGAGAAATTTGAAGGCTTCAAGCAAAAGATGATCGATGATAACGAGGATAAATACGGGAAAGAAATTCGCGAGAAGTATGGCGATGAAACCGTAGATATATCTAACCAAAAAATCAAAAACATGACACAAGAACAGCAGGACGAGGTAACGCGATTGACGAATGAAGTAATAACTACATTGGCTGAAGCTTTCAAAAATGGGGACCCTGCCAGCGAACTGGCTCAAGCAGCCGCGGATTTGCATAAACAGTGGTTAACCTATTACTGGAACGAGTATAGTAAAGAGGCGCACGCTGGCCTAGCCCAAATGTATGTGGATGACGAACGGTTTAAGGCTTACTATGATGAAAAGCAGCCCGGTACGGCTGAGTTTCTAAGAGATGCCATCCATATCTACACTGGTTTGAAGAAGTAA